The proteins below come from a single Miscanthus floridulus cultivar M001 chromosome 1, ASM1932011v1, whole genome shotgun sequence genomic window:
- the LOC136510177 gene encoding uncharacterized protein: MTSTSSERRARKTKGATEGELGDPSGRAARLKAAEEAAALAVKAAQQAAAAAEAAARTAQELRAEIAAEKGDEEEEEEEEEEEEDRRNRRPRTPPRDRRRSQSPLRDRRRRGGGRYESPQGRVVYRDSGSGTSWPMLDKTNYYEWSQTMKLRMQARDLWEAVEGGPVQFRDDRRALEVIVAAVPKELELPLLDKATAKEAWDAIAATRIGVDRVRRATLQRLRREWENIDVKPGEPVEDFALRLSTLHQQLVLHGDRDIDEARVVEKFLRTVPTKYAQIVVAIEQFLDFEALTLEEVTGRLKAVDDREAQAVTEPVSINGKLLYTEEQWRARLRKEKKGAEEAGGSGFKNQRGGGGGRSRGGGRGRGRGAGRGGGRGEGNGAGRVGPNTCLNCHQEGHWARECPQPRRDGTERGGGGGNRGGRGGGNRGGGRGGGNQAGQQGGHEGRAQFAECEEDAALFLSHGFIEMEQSTPELNYTAQRVEFFEPRARAYLGADDEEMAGGWYLDSGATHHMTGRRDLFSDLNTDVRGTVRFGDASKVEIKGVGSIVFEAKTGEHRVLHGVSFIPALKNSIMSLGQLDENGSKVVIDDGVLRIWERSSGRLLAKVRRGTNRLYVLHMKTAQPVCLAARRDEEAWQWHERFGHLNFEALRRLGKEEMARGMPKIDHVEQVCDTCVTTKQRRRSFPAAATYRAQDHLELVHGDLCGPVTPATSAGNRYILLLVDDATRFMWAVLLSSKDAAADAIKKVKAAAEESKGITMLLIHHSRMA; encoded by the exons ATGACGTCAACCTCCTCTGAGCGCCGGGCTAGGAAGACCAAGGGAGCCACTGAGGGCGAGCTGGGCGACCCCTCTGGCAGGGCTGCGCGCCTGAAGGCagcagaggaggcggcggcgctggctgtCAAGGCGGCACAGCAGGCTGCAGCAGCCGCGGAGGCGGCGGCCAGGACAGCGCAGGAGCTGCGGGCGGAGATAGCAGCAGAGAagggagatgaggaggaggaggaggaggaggaagaagaagaggaggaccgGAGGAACCGGCGGCCGCGGACTCCGCCGCGGGACAGGCGCCGTTCGCAGTCACCACTGCGTGACCGAAGGCGTCGTGGCGGCGGTCGCTATGAGTCGCCGCAAGGCAGGGTGGTCTACCGCGATTCCGGCAGCGGCACATCATGGCCAATGCTGGACAAGACCAATTATTATGAGTGGAGCCAGacgatgaagctcaggatgcaggCGCGCGACCTCTGGGAAGCTGTCGAAGGAGGCCCAGTGCAGTTTCGCGACGACAGGCGAGCTCTGGAGGTGATCGTCGCTGCTGTGCCCAAGGAGTTGGAGCTCCCGCTCCTCGACAAGGCGACAGCAAAAGAGGCATGGGATGCCATCGCTGCGACTCGTATCGGTGTGGACAGGGTCCGCCGAGCGACGTTGCAGCGACTGCGTCGGGAGTGGGAGAACATTGACGTCAAGCCTGGCGAGCCGGTGGAGGATTTTGCCCTACGGCTGTCAACTCTGCACCAGCAGCTGGTGCTTCATGGAGACAGGGACATCGATGAGGCGCGTGTCGTGGAAAAGTTTCTGCGCACGGTGCCGACCAAGTACGCGCAGATCGTCGTCGCCATTGAGCAGTTCCTCGACTTCGAGGCGCTCACGCTTGAAGAGGTGACAGGAAGGCTCAAGGCGGTGGATGACCGTGAAGCGCAAGCTGTGACAGAGCCGGTGTCCATCAACGGCAAGCTGCTGTACACTGAGGAGCAGTGGCGTGCGCGTTtgaggaaggagaagaaaggcgCAGAAGAAGCTGGCGGTTCTGGTTTCAAGAACcagcgcggcggtggcggaggacgcAGCCGCGGAGGTGGACGCGGACGGGGCAGAGGTGCTGGCCGTGGCGGCGGACGTGGAGAAGGCAATGGCGCCGGCCGTGTTGGCCCCAACACGTGCCTCAACTGCCATCAGGAAGGGCATTGGGCGCGTGAATGTCCCCAGCCGCGCCGTGATGGAACAGagcgcggcggcgggggaggaaaTCGTGGTGGACGCGGCGGCGGAAACCGTGGAGGAGGCCGTGGCGGCGGTAACCAAGCTGGGCAGCAAGGAGGACATGAAGGGCGTGCCCAGTTTGCTGAGTGTGAGGAAGATGCGGCTCTGTTTCTGTCTCACGGCTTCATTGAGATGGAACAGAGCACGCCGGAGCTCAACTATACAGCGCAGCGCGTTGAGTTCTTTGAGCCACGTGCGCGTGCTTATCTGGGAGCAGATGATGAAGAGATGGCTGGCGGCTGGTACCTTGATTCAGGCGCAACACACCACATGACTGGGCGGCGTGACCTGTTTTCAGACCTGAACACGGACGTTCGAGGCACGGTTCGGTTCGGGGACGCGTCCAAGGTGGAAATCAAGGGCGTTGGCTCAATTGTTTTTGAAGCAAAGACTGGTGAGCATCGTGTTCTTCATGGAGTTTCTTTCATTCCGGCGTTGAAGAACTCGATCATGAGCCTCGGTCAACTTGATGAGAATGGCTCAAAGGTGGTGATTGATGATGGAGTACTGCGGATTTGGGAACGCAGCAGCGGTCGCCTACTGGCCAAGGTGAGGCGTGGCACGAACCGGCTGTATGTACTGCATATGAAGACAGCACAGCCAGTGTGTCTTGCTGCGCGCAGGGATGAGGAGGCGTGGCAATGGCATGAGCGTTTTGGGCATCTGAATTTTGAGGCCCTGCGGAGGCTTGGCAAGGAGGAAATGGCAAGAGGGATGCCAAAGATcgatcatgttgagcaagtgtgtGACACTTGTGTCACCACCAAACAGAGGAGGCGATCATTTCCTGCTGCAGCAACATATCGTGCTCAGGATCACCTTGAATTGGTGCATGGTGATCTCTGTGGGCCAGTTACACCAGCAACTTCGGCAGGTAATCGCTATATTCTGCTGCTTGTAGATGATGCCACACGATTCATGTGGGCAGTGCTGTTGTCATCTAAGGATGCTGCAGCAGATGCTATCAAGAAGGTGAAGGCTGCTGCAGAG GAGTCAAAAGGCATTACAATGCTCCTCATTcaccacagcagaatggcgtga